The following is a genomic window from Anopheles aquasalis chromosome 3, idAnoAquaMG_Q_19, whole genome shotgun sequence.
TGGAGCAGCTGTACCTGAACCAGAACCGGATACGGATGATCGAGCGCGATGCATTCATGGCGATGCCCGGATTGCGTGAGCTGCGGCTACAAAACAACTCACTCAGTGATCAACTACCGATGCCCTTTTGGAATCTGCCCGGTTTAAAAGGGATCGACATTTCGTACAACAACTTCCGCAGGATGGATCCGAGCCTGTTGGTCGGTGTGCCATCACTCCGTCGACTAGACATCAGTGGCAATGCGCTCTCCGCTATCGAACCGAGCGCTTTTGGGAACACGCCCATGCTGGAAACGGTCAACATTTCTTTCAACGAGCTAACGCACATCCATCCGGGTACGTTCCGGGATCTGCACCACATGTTTGAGCTGGATGCGGGTGATAATCGGCTGCAGGAGTTCATTCCCGGGTTACCGCTGGCCGTCGAGCGGATTAACTTACAGCGCAACAAGATCTCTGCACTGCCGCAACCATCCTCGGGATCCAAGCTGTGGGATCTTCCGAATCTGCGCATGCTGGATGTCAGTGGCAATGAGCTGACGAGACTCCCGAGGGCCGTGTTCAATCCAGCACCTCAACTACGAGTTCTTAGCTTGGCTCGCAATCagcttcaatcgatcgatgatggcagTCTAAGCGGGCTGACGCGGTTGGAGGTTTTGAACTTGCAGGACAATCGGGTCCTTGCGCTACACGAACGGTGCTTCAGTCCGCTCGAGAACCTGCGTGAACTTAATCTTCAGGGCAACCGGATCGAGGTGCTCGTTGATAATCTGCTCGATGGAAACGCTCTGCTGGAGCAGTTTGATGCCTCGCGCAACAGCATCGTGGAGATCTCGTCGAAAGCGTTCCGCAACAGCCGCTCCCTGCAGACCCTCGATCTGTCTTCGAACCAGCTGCGTGAACTACCGGAATCCTTGTCTGGGTTGGCGGAGCTACGATCGCTTGATCTAAGCTACAACCAGCTCACGGAACTGTCGCCCAACTTGCTCGTCTCGTGGCGCAATCTCGAAGAGCTGAAGGCGTCGAACAACAAAGTGAATCAGCTGCACCAGGGTTCCCTTCGGAATCTGCCGCTATTGCAGTACTTTGATCTGTCGAGCAACGAACTGACTCAACTGGAGCATGGCTCTCTTCGGAATCTCCCCGAGCTTCAAGAACTCGTGCTGGCCGATAACAGAATAAGCGAGCTGAAGGAGCGCGTCTTTGAGGATCTTCCTAATTTACAGGTAAGGTGATGGACAGGCAATTGTGGGTTCTTTAATTCAGTCTCATCATCTTCCTTTCGCAGGCCGTTCATCTGCAGCAGAACAAACTCCGCTACATCTCACCGTACAGCTTCTATCGATCACCCTCGATCGTATACCTCAACCTGTCGGCCAATCAGTTCCGCAGTCTGGACAATGTTGGACTGCGAAGCATTCGCAATCTGGAGGTGCTGGATCTGACCGCGAACGGTATCCGTAAGATCACACCGGCACCGTTCCGTGGGCTCGATTGGCTCGTGGAGCTTAAACTGGACGGGAACAATATTTGCGCGATCCAGGGAGAACCGTTCGCTTCGATGCCACGGCTAAGGGTGCTAAGTATGCGCAACAATCGAATGTCACGCGTTCCCGAGCCAATCTTCCGTAGTCTGCGTACCAACATTGCCATTTTTGATGTCGATGGTGAGTGGCGAGCATCATGCGGGATGGTGGAAGTGATCTTTTGCCTCATGAGAATCgttctttgcttttcatttagGAAATCCATTGAGCTGTGGGTGCGATATGCTCTGGTACATGGCCTGGCTACAGGAGACTCGAAGTAACGTGTATCCGGGACCCCGTTGTCGGGATGGTAAGATGCTGATGGAGGTGCAGCTGTCTCGGACCGAGTGCCAGAAGACGGCACAACGAACGATACCGGGCGGTGCTGGCGGAGGACCGGGTACTAATGTGCCACCTCCGTTGACAAACGATCATGGCGATGTGTTTGTACGTGCCCTGGACTACGATGAATGCGGATCCGAGAATTATGAGATGCCACCGGGACCGCCTTACCACCGGCCAAGCTCTCCCGCGGACAGCGATTATTTCTTCGATCAGTACGTGGATCAACCGAACGAAGGACAGCATAATAATGGGACGCCAGCGAGTGAAGATCGGCCGGTGGCGCCCGGAGGACAGAACTACAGCTCCAACTTTGTcgatttcaacaacaacaaattcaACCAACTGTATAGACCACTACCACCGGGTGGGCCACCGGGTGGACCGGGAGTGTTACCACAGGACATACCGGACACCTCGTCACCGTTTACCTTCTTCGGACTTCCGATTCCCAGCTTGAACATTGGCAAAATGTTTGGTGGCTCGGGACGGAACGTGAACAATCGAGCATCCGGAGGGCCCGTGGTATCCCCGGTACGTGGTAAGGGCCGAGTGCAGGTGTACAAACAAGGTGAACCGGAACAGAGCATCATCTATCGGAATGATGGTGGAGGGAAAACGGAATCCATTTCCGTGAACACGCCGTCGGATTCGCTGGAAAAGAATCCCGGAGCTTCGACGAACGAGAACAATCTCTTCTATCGGCCCTTCTTCCAGACCTCCTATCGACCGGCTGCTCCACCAgcagggccaccaccagcaggatcTCCACCACAGGTGCAACAGGGAGGCTTTACACCGATGTTACCCGGGGCTATCGGTGGCTTTACTCCCATCACCGATCCTACGCTCAAAGTGATCAATCAGAACTACACCGATCCATCGGTGGGGCCAggtggcagcagtggtggtCGTGGCTGGCCAACGGAGTACAACGAACGGGTACCGTTAGTAACTGAACCGACTCGCTATCTCCAGCAGAACAAATTCACGGCCACGATCAAACCATCGCACAACAGTGCGCCATACTTTGTCGATGGCATTACGCACCATTTGCCCGAGAAGAGTGAACCGGTTGGTAGTGTTCCTGCAACGAATTCTACTAATTCGCATGCCGAGGTCACGGATAAGTCGACAGCGAACGGTGCCGGTGAATCGTCTAGGAACTCTGAAATGGCAGAAGATGATGgggacgatgaggaggatgagCAGGGAGAAGAGGATGAGGGGGATGAGGAAGGTGAGGAAGTCCACAGTGAgcaaggagcaggagcagcggttGATGTGACAACGAGGCTGTCCATAGAATTGGCCACACCAACGATAGGACCAACGGGATCCCCGGGAGGTTCAGTGTTCAATCACGCCTACACTACCCCCATGCCAACGATTCGCGATCTAGCGCGAACACCTGGTCGCGATGGATTTTATGATGGCAATACACCAACCTCCTTATCGGCATTGATTGCACCGgctgctggttctggttcACCGCGTTCACCACCCGGCAAATCCACGATCGAGAAGGTACCAGCACCGGTCGCATCGACGGTGACACCTTACTTCCCGAATCCAGCGGGTGGTACACCACCGCGATTGATACCGGCCAGCGATTCAGGCGCTCACTATGGATCACCCAACATCATCGATCTTTcacccaccagccaccaccatcatcaccatacgCAGCAAGAGGACAGCGTGAATGAGATCCGTAAGCGCGAGGACATGGACTGGTACTTTGCGAATTACAACCACACCCAGCACTACGACTTTGATGAGCTCGAGCTGAATAGCTATCGAAGCACCAGCGTAAGGATGTGGCCATCCACGATAAACGTAAGCATTGGGCTGCTGCTTTGGATGCTGGTCACAGTACGAATCGTTTAACGATACCTGGGGGCTAAGCTAGTGGGATAGACGTGACgggaagagagggagcgagtgcGAGAGCTAGGTTTTGCCAAAGGAAGCAACATCACGGGAaggtgtggtggtgatcaCTCCGAGAATGGGGGGatagtatttgttttttttctgttatctTATAGATTTATAGCTAAGGAGTAAGAAGAGTAAGAAATACATTTCGATCGTTTGATCAATAACGCTACCGTTCGTTCTGTGTATTCGCTCGGTAATCATCTACAATGCTGTttctgttactgctgctaggACTACTCTTTCGCTTTGATAATGGCACGATCCCGTAAACTGATCACCCAACCGGGATTGAGGCCCAAGAAAATCTGTCGCGGATCTTTGGTCTGCGTAAGCATCTCGTACTGCGGATCGTCCTCGATCTTGGGTAACTCGTAGCCGTACTTTTGTGCCAACACCAACCGCTCGTAGCTGATCTGCTCTGGATTAGCTAGATAACCGCGATTCCGGGCATCGGTATAGTATTCCACGGCATCCTGCGGTGGAAGCATGCGTCGCGGAATGGGTACGCCCTTCTCGAACCACTTTTTCGCGTTCACCACGGCGTACAGACTGTGTGGATCGTAGTAAGCCGTACGAATAACACCGCCATTGCGTTCGATCGCAGCAATCACTGGTTCCGGCGCGTGCTGTACTTCGATGTTGATCTTGGCGCAAAACTCGTCCGCGCCTTCGTCCGTCAGCTGCACACCGTAGTGTAGACGATCCGGGCGGATCTCAAACAGACCGGTGTTGCAGATCGATGTCAGATCGATCGGTGTTTGCGTGTCGAGCCGGTCGGTGTCGATGAGCTTCTGTAGTTGCGCCAAACTGATCGGGGGATATTCTCGCTTCAAGTGGTGTCCCTTGTAGTACGGTTCATAGCCGAACCGGAGGTAGAACGGGGTGTTGCCGGTTTCGTAGCCGAGCCGTAGATGGTTCTGTCGCTGTCCGGATCCTTTATTACCGGTTCCATGCTTATCGCCACCGTGCTGAGCCCGGCCACGTTTTTGCTGCGAAACAAGAATCGAACCGGCGATCGGAACGAGTTGTTGTGATTATGTAAACAAACCAGGAAGCCCACCGGTGCTCTTACCTTTTGCTTCGACTGTGGATTATCGCGTATATTGCCAATGGTCACCCTGGGTAAGGTGCGGAGCATTTGCAGCGCCTTTTCAGTGGTGTTTTTCACGGACATTTTCAGGAAATTCAATTCACGATTCACAAtttcaccgaaaccgaaacgaaaacaaagttTTCCCACACACTGCTATAAAATGTGACACTGTGTGCTATAAAAACGTATGGCAAAgtgtttgtttccctttttgtcgtggtggtgtggtctggGCCTAACAAAAACACTGGCGAAATCAAGAAATCGCGGAATGATAAGATAAAATATCGGCGATAAAATATCTATTTTCTTCGGATCGTGCTTCGAAACGTGTCCGATGTGTTCTCGGCTGCTAGCGTAGTGATTATGAAGGAAGAGCCACCGGATTCGCTAATCTCACGATGGCCACACACGAAGTGTTCTCCCTTTATCGTGACCTAAACGAAGAAAGTAAGCTGTCGATTGAGTTTCCTGAAGAGTACAAAGGTTCTTGCCCGATAAAAAAGTTGCGTGCCCTCGGTGAGTCAACGCACGTCCTGCTCGATGCAAACGGCTTCCTGCTGCAAGGAACCCTACCTTCCGGTGATGGTTCGCAAACCTCGATCCGTTTCACGCTCCTGGCGAGCGAAATCCGGGACTTTGATACGGAAAACAATTGGATCTTTTGCATCAAAGCCCCCCACGGAACGGTGCATCGGAGTAAAAGCGGATCGCTGGAAGAGTGGACCCAGCTGTTCCCGGAGCTCGAAGGCTTTGTTCGCGtgtgctgcaacaacaacggcttgctgctgctggccgacgATGGCCGGTTGTTTGTGCAAGGCGATTTCGGAAGTGTCTTCAACTGCGATCACCTGACGGAGGTGCACGAGGTTAAACACGATTCTGTTCAGCAGCTAGCGGCTGGGATAGATTTTGCGATCGTTTTATTACAAAAACGCACCAAAGTAATAAGCAGCGTGAACAAGGATCCCTGCTACGAACGAAGATTGGATGATAAAAATTGCACCGTCTACTCGGATTGGCGGAACGTGTTCGAGGTGCTTTCAGTCGGCGCTCGTCTCCGGGGAAACGTGTCCGCGAATGAAACAGTGGAATCACCTATCAAGGCCTCCATTGATGAGCTGTCGATCTACGGGCAAATGCTGTGCGAGACGGGAGTGGCCAGCTTCGGAAAGGTGAACAAAGGTAAGCAACTTGATCTGGCCTACTGCTTGCCACCCGGTTGCGACGATCCAGAGGACGAATCATCCTTTTTAGCTTTGAGTTTCTCCAACTGCTCGCGCTGTTGCTTGTAAAAGTACTCCTCCTCATGGGCCGCTTCCATTTTGCCGAAAGATCCTCCGGCCTCTCGgatactgccaccaccgccacctccttTTCCAGCACCGCTTCCCATCTCACCGACTTGACTCATTTTCGCCAACCTATCAATGAAATCCGGcacaaccggcaccaccgttaCGTAAGTCTTTCGATTATGGTTTCAATCGGGCCAGGCTGCTTACCGTAGGTACGACGGATACAACGATGTGATGAAGCGACTACGCTGTACAATCATCGAACGATCTTTCACCAAAAGGATTGCGAGTGGAAATGGGAAAGATATCTCGAAAGGCGTGATCGGAGAGAGATGCGATTTCGAGGAATGATGCTATTTTTAGAACCAAAATACCCCACTCCCTGCTTCCCTGCTGCATGAATGCATAACGAACATTGTTATTGTTCACTTCGaaattgttgcatttttttttaagaaatacGTTATCACCACtacgttttttctttctccattgCAGGGCAATTAGGAACCGGGGACCACATACGCCGTGATAAGGTATTTCAGCTGAATATCTGTAATGTCGAGAAGATGGCTTCCTGTTGCGACTATTCGTGTGTGCTCACGATCGAAGGACAGGTGCTGCTTTGGGGTGATCTGAACCGAAATCAGGATATTAGTGCGAAACTAACGGAATCTGGAACGGGAAACGTGAGCACACCAACCATATGCAGTCACTTCCGGCATGTGCTGGACGTTTGCAGTGGACACTTCCAGACGTACGTACTCACAAACGACCTTAAAGTGTACAATATCAAATCTCCTGAAGCGGAAGATAAGTGGTTAAGTTACAAGATAGCGGCTCCAGGCACGTACACAGAATACGAGGAATCGTTCGATAACATTCCATTCGTGCTGACTACCga
Proteins encoded in this region:
- the LOC126575301 gene encoding protein artichoke, whose protein sequence is MMSPRRSLTASKTLLTFLVLLAFSIVIVAGQRDSVCPPQDIILPCRCSQRGSEVQIWCSHSDLPRVLMGLKAVSKSINRPIDELILENNFLPSLPGRTFAPLNVLRLMLRHNGLERLSSGWLNDVDSSLVEIFIVERSLRSIPVDSLSGLRKLEAVTIQSEHLKRLPDFSGLAKLRYINVQSGSLIELASPYFRGLVSLETVHVTGSASLTRLEAGLFNDLPKLTLIDLSENGISWVHLRTFVGLPSLKTMQLSGNKITDAGMIGRAIKDLHTLQILKLDRNMISKLSEGSFVDLPSLKELYLNDNGITEIFHGAFHRTPSLKLVHLENNYLRRVHPESFLQASGSGVEMMHLQQNEIGRVEELRSLLDALPMLRFLDLSYNKLEAIPFGALRGHGTLEQLYLNQNRIRMIERDAFMAMPGLRELRLQNNSLSDQLPMPFWNLPGLKGIDISYNNFRRMDPSLLVGVPSLRRLDISGNALSAIEPSAFGNTPMLETVNISFNELTHIHPGTFRDLHHMFELDAGDNRLQEFIPGLPLAVERINLQRNKISALPQPSSGSKLWDLPNLRMLDVSGNELTRLPRAVFNPAPQLRVLSLARNQLQSIDDGSLSGLTRLEVLNLQDNRVLALHERCFSPLENLRELNLQGNRIEVLVDNLLDGNALLEQFDASRNSIVEISSKAFRNSRSLQTLDLSSNQLRELPESLSGLAELRSLDLSYNQLTELSPNLLVSWRNLEELKASNNKVNQLHQGSLRNLPLLQYFDLSSNELTQLEHGSLRNLPELQELVLADNRISELKERVFEDLPNLQAVHLQQNKLRYISPYSFYRSPSIVYLNLSANQFRSLDNVGLRSIRNLEVLDLTANGIRKITPAPFRGLDWLVELKLDGNNICAIQGEPFASMPRLRVLSMRNNRMSRVPEPIFRSLRTNIAIFDVDGNPLSCGCDMLWYMAWLQETRSNVYPGPRCRDGKMLMEVQLSRTECQKTAQRTIPGGAGGGPGTNVPPPLTNDHGDVFVRALDYDECGSENYEMPPGPPYHRPSSPADSDYFFDQYVDQPNEGQHNNGTPASEDRPVAPGGQNYSSNFVDFNNNKFNQLYRPLPPGGPPGGPGVLPQDIPDTSSPFTFFGLPIPSLNIGKMFGGSGRNVNNRASGGPVVSPVRGKGRVQVYKQGEPEQSIIYRNDGGGKTESISVNTPSDSLEKNPGASTNENNLFYRPFFQTSYRPAAPPAGPPPAGSPPQVQQGGFTPMLPGAIGGFTPITDPTLKVINQNYTDPSVGPGGSSGGRGWPTEYNERVPLVTEPTRYLQQNKFTATIKPSHNSAPYFVDGITHHLPEKSEPVGSVPATNSTNSHAEVTDKSTANGAGESSRNSEMAEDDGDDEEDEQGEEDEGDEEGEEVHSEQGAGAAVDVTTRLSIELATPTIGPTGSPGGSVFNHAYTTPMPTIRDLARTPGRDGFYDGNTPTSLSALIAPAAGSGSPRSPPGKSTIEKVPAPVASTVTPYFPNPAGGTPPRLIPASDSGAHYGSPNIIDLSPTSHHHHHHTQQEDSVNEIRKREDMDWYFANYNHTQHYDFDELELNSYRSTSVRMWPSTINVSIGLLLWMLVTVRIV
- the LOC126574914 gene encoding 39S ribosomal protein L15, mitochondrial, yielding MSVKNTTEKALQMLRTLPRVTIGNIRDNPQSKQKQKRGRAQHGGDKHGTGNKGSGQRQNHLRLGYETGNTPFYLRFGYEPYYKGHHLKREYPPISLAQLQKLIDTDRLDTQTPIDLTSICNTGLFEIRPDRLHYGVQLTDEGADEFCAKINIEVQHAPEPVIAAIERNGGVIRTAYYDPHSLYAVVNAKKWFEKGVPIPRRMLPPQDAVEYYTDARNRGYLANPEQISYERLVLAQKYGYELPKIEDDPQYEMLTQTKDPRQIFLGLNPGWVISLRDRAIIKAKE
- the LOC126574916 gene encoding ATPase inhibitor A, mitochondrial-like, with the protein product MIVQRSRFITSLYPSYLRLAKMSQVGEMGSGAGKGGGGGGSIREAGGSFGKMEAAHEEEYFYKQQREQLEKLKAKKDDSSSGSSQPGGKQ